TGACCCGAACCTGAACGACGCCGTTGAGCCGAGCGACAGCCTCGAGTCCGCTGAGGACGCGCTCGACATCGTCGAGGCGGCGGACTCCGTCGATCCGGACCAGGCGGAAGCTGCTGACGCCGCTGCGGGCGAGCCCGCCGAGCAGGCCGCGATCCACGTGGACTCCGACGCCGAGGCCGTCGCCGAGGTCGAGGAGGATGCTGAGGGCGCCGAGGCCGTGGCGGCCGCCGGCGACGAGCAGCCGGTCGAGGAGGCCGAGCCGGAGGCTCCGGTCGACCCCGTCGCCGCGCTCCGCGAGGAGCTGCGCGGGCTGCCCGGCGAGTGGTACGTGATCCACACCTACGCCGGCTACGAGAAGCGGGTGAAGGCCAACCTGGAGCAGCGCGCCGTCTCGCTGAACGTCGAGGATTTCATCTACCAGGCCGAGGTGCCCGAGGAGGAGATCGTCCAGATCAAGAACGGCGAGCGCAAGAACGTCCGGCAGAACAAGCTGCCCGGCTATGTGCTCGTCCGGATGGATCTGACGAACGAGTCCTGGGGTGTCGTGCGCAACACGCCCGGTGTCACCGGCTTCGTCGGCAACGCGTACGACCCGTACCCGCTGACCCTGGACGAGATCGTCAAGATGCTCGCCCCGGAGGCGGAGGAGAAGGCGGCCCGCGAGGCCGCCGAGGCCGAGGGCAAGCCGGCGCCCGCCCGCAAGGTCGAGGTCCAGGTGCTGGACTTCGAGGTCGGCGACTCGGTGACCGTCACCGACGGCCCGTTCGCCACCCTGCAGGCCACGATCAACGAGATCAACCCCGACTCGAAGAAGGTCAAGGGCCTCGTCGAGATCTTCGGCCGCGAGACGCCGGTCGAGCTGAGCTTCGACCAGATCCAGAAGAACTAGGCGTCACGACGCTGCGAAGGAGCCCCTGCCCGGCGGTCACCCGTCGGGCAGGGGCTCCTTCGCGTGCCGGGGCCGCCGCGGGGCCGCGGGCCGCTTTCGGGCTTCGACACGGACGGCTCCGCGGAGTGCGGTGCCCGTGCGGCGCGTGAACCGATCGAGCCCTCGTCCGGCGCGGCCCCCGATGCCGGGTTCCCGCCTGGTGCCCACCCGCACGGTGCACGCCGCGGACGCCGCAGACGACGCAGATGACGCAGATGACGCAGATGACGCAGACGCCGCGGACGACGCGGACGCGATGTGCGAGGAACCGGTCGCCCGCGGCGTGAAACTGCTGAACGGCCCGATGGACCGGCCCTGGGGGATACGCACCGCATCCTTCCGCGACCCCGGCGGACACAGCCGGGAGATCGCCACCGTACGCAGAGGTGAGCGCGCGGCCCGGACGCTCCGGCCGACGGCTTCCGGCCGGGTCGTAACGGCCCGCGGCCGTTCTGACCTGCTCGGTTTTTGGCCGCAGGGTGGTACCCGCTATCGTTGTGCGGTATGCCTCCATCCGGATGATCGGGTGGAAGTCATGCAGTTTCAGCACACTCTCAACTGGACCCGGAGAGAGCAATGCCTCCCAAGAAGAAGAAGGTCACGGGGCTTATCAAGCTCCAGATCCAGGCCGGCGCCGCCAACCCGGCTCCGCCGGTCGGCCCCGCGCTGGGTCAGCACGGCGTCAACATCATGGAGTTCTGCAAGGCCTACAACGCCGCGACCGAGTCGCAGCGTGGCATGGTCGTGCCGGTGGAGATCACGGTCTACGAGGACCGTTCCTTCACCTTCATCACCAAGACTCCGCCGGCCGCCAAGCTGATCCTCAAGGCCGCGGGCGTGGACAAGGGCTCCGGCGAGCCGCACAAGACCAAGGTCGCCAAGCTGACGCGCGACCAGGTCCGCGAGATCGCCACCACCAAGATGCCCGACCTGAACGCCAACGACCTGGACGCCGCCGAGAAGATCATCGCCGGCACCGCCCGTTCCATGGGCATCACGGTCGAGGGCTGATCGACTCCCCCGAGACCTCAGTGGCAGGGCCAGGCGCTGGCCCGGACCACGAACTCCACGCCTGAAACACCACAGGAGAAGAAGTGAAGCGCAGCAAGGCTCTCCGCAACGCGGACGCCAAGGTCGACCGGGAGCGCAACTACGCCCCGCTCGAGGCCGTCCGTATTGCGAAGGACACCGCCAGCACCAAGTTCGACGGCACCGTCGAGGTCGCCTTCCGCCTGGGCGTCGACCCGCGCAAGGCAGACCAGATGGTCCGTGGCACCGTGAACCTTCCGCACGGCACCGGCAAGACCGCCCGGGTCCTGGTCTTCGCGACCGGTGACCGTGCTGCGGCCGCGGAGGCCGCGGGCGCCGACATCGTCGGCTCCGACGAACTGATCGACGAGGTCTCGAAGGGCCGTCTGGACTTCGACGCCGTCGTCGCCACCCCGGACCTCATGGGCAAGGTCGGCCGCCTCGGCCGCGTGCTCGGTCCGCGTGGTCTGATGCCGAACCCCAAGACCGGCACCGTGACCATGGACGTCGCCAAGGCCGTCACCGAGATCAAGGGCGGCAAGATCGAGTTCCGTGTCGACAAGCACGCGAACCTGCACTTCATCATCGGCAAGGTCTCCTTCGACGAGACCAAGCTGGTGGAGAACTACGCCGCGGCGCTGGAGGAGATCCTCCGGCTGAAGCCGTCCGCCGCCAAGGGCCGCTACATCAAGAAGGCGACCCTGACCACCACCATGGGTCCCGGCATCCCGCTGGACTCCAACCGCACCCGCAACCTCCTCGTCGAGGAGGACCCGGCCGCGGTCTGAGCCGGCGGCTCGCAGACGGTGGTATCGGCCCCCGCACCTCCTCTCGCCGAGGGGGTGCGGGGGCCTGTTTATCAGTACGCCGATGTCAGTGGGGTGCGTTACGGTTCAACCGACTTCACTGACGCAACAGAACAGAAGACCGGGGTGGGGATTTCAATGAGCATGTCGACGTGGAAGCGCGCGGGCGTCTCGCTGACGGCCGTGGCCGTCGTCATGGGTGCCGCGGGCTGCCAGGACGGTGACGGGGGCGAGAAGAAGAAGGCCGCCGGGTCGTCGCAGTCCGCCGTCCAGTCCCAGGGCGAGATCACCAAGGTGATCCAGGCCGCCTACAAGAAGACGTCGGACGCCAAGTCCGCCAAGGTCCGTATGACCATGACCATGCCGGCCGGCATGGAGGGCGGCGGCACCATGGAGATGTCCGGTGTGCAGGGCTGGGACCCCGGTCTGCTGGACGTCACCATGAAGGGCTCCATGCTCACCGCGGGCGACCCCGACGCGCCTTCCCAGATGCGCATGGTGATGGTGGACGACGCCATGTACATGGAGCTGGGCGCCAAGCAGGCCGCCGAGATGGACGGCAAGCGCTGGATGAAGCTGGACCTCAAGGCCGCCGCCGAGGCGAGCGGCGACAAGGAGCTCCAGAAGCAGATGACCGGCAGCCTGGAGAACATGAACCAGGACCCGGCCCAGCAGCTCGCCCTGCTGCTCGGCTCGCCCAGCATCAAGCACCTCGGCCCGGAGAAGGTCGACGGCGTCGAGGCGCAGCACTACAAGGGCACGCTGACCTTCAAGGAGATGCTCGACGCCAACAAGGCGTTCGAGGTGCTCTCGGCGGAGGAGCGCGAGAAGCTCGTCGCCAACGTCAAGAAGGCCGGCATCAAGGGCTACGACACCGAGGTCTGGGTCAACGAGGACCAGTACCCGGTCAAGATGGTCGTGGGCATCAAGATGCCGCAGGGCACGATGAACATGACGGCGAACTACTCCGACTACGGCGCCGCGGCCACCGTCCAGGCGCCGCCGGCGAAGGACACCTTCGACCTGTTCGAGATGCTCAAGCAGCTGGAGGGCGCGGAGGGCGGCGCCGGCCTGGACGGCTGAGCGGTCCCGGCACCCCCGGTCGTGGCTCGCGGCGGATCCCGCCACGAGCCACGACCGCCTGCCGGTCGGGTCCGGACGCCCGATTTGCTTGGCGCCGATCCGTTCGCGTACTCTTCCCCGGAAGCCAAAGACCGCTGGTCGTTGCCGTGCCCGTCAGGGTGTCGGCGGCCGAAGGATCCGCTAGCTGCGGACGACCCGCGCAGGTGACTGTGGATGAAGCTCCCGGACATGTGTCCGGTGGAGCCACGCCCCGTGCGCCTGCGCCGGGGCGTTTCGTTTTGCCCAGTCTCCTTCCTTCAGCCCATGCGGTCCGAATCACCCGGAAGGAGGCCGAGGCTCATGGCGAGGCCCGACAAGTCCGCCGCGGTCGCCGAGCTGACGGACAAGTTCCGCAGCTCGAACGCCGCCGTGCTGACCGAGTACCGCGGTCTCACCGTGGCGCAGCTGAAGCAGCTGCGCCGTTCGCTCGGTGAGAACGCCCAGTACGCCGTGGTGAAGAACACGCTGACCAAGATTGCGGCCAACGAGGCCGGGATCACCTCGCTCGACGACCAGTTCGCTGGTCCGACGGCGGTCGCCTTCATCACCGGTGACCCGGTGGAGTCGGCGAAGGGTCTTCGTGACTTCGCCAAGGACAACCCGAACCTCATCATCAAGGGCGGTGTCCTTGACGGCAAGGCGCTGTCCGCCGATGAGATCAAGAAGCTTGCGGACCTCGAGTCCCGCGAGGTTCTGCTCGCCAAGCTGGCGGGCGCCATGAAGGGCAAGCAGTCCCAGGCTGCCGCGCTCTTCCAGGCGCTTCCGTCGAAGCTCGTCCGCACCGTGGACGCGCTTCGCGCCAAGCAGGCCGAGCAGGGCGGTGCCGAGTAATTCGGCTCGCGCATTGATCCGCGCCGCCCGGCGCGGGTCGTAGCGGGCCGTACGCCCGCCGTTATGTACATCCCGGCACCAGCCGAATAGTGGAAGGACCGCCATCATGGCGAAGCTGTCTCAGGAAGACCTGCTCGCGCAGTTCGAGGAGATGACCCTCATCGAGCTCTCCGAGTTCGTGAAGGCGTTCGAGGAGAAGTTCGACGTCACCGCCGCCGCCCCGGTCGCCGTTGCCGCCGCCGGTGGCGCCGGTGTCGCCGCTGCCGAGGCCGTCGAGGAGAAGGACGAGTTCGACGTCATCCTCACCGGCGCCGGCGACAAGAAGATCCAGGTCATCAAGGTCGTCCGTGAGCTGACCTCGCTGGGCCTGAAGGAGGCCAAGGACCTCGTCGACGGCACCCCGAAGCCGGTCCTCGAGAAGGTCAACAAGGAGGCCGCGGACAAGGCCGCCGAGTCCCTCAAGGCCGCCGGTGCGGCCGTCGAGGTCAAGTGACCTCGCGAGTCTTCTGACTCTCGCGCTGTAACGCGCACGCGCTGAAGGGCGATCATCCATTCGGGTGGTCGCCCTTCGGTGTTGCCGGCACCGTCGGGTGGGCGCCTTGCGCTGTCCGTCGCGGGGAGTAAGGTGATCTTCGCCGTGCGCCAGGTGACGATCCCCGCAGCCAGGATTGGGCTGGGGGGCCTTGACGAACCGCACGCAGCGCGCAATTCTCAGGACGCGTCGTCACAACGGTCCAAGTTCGAGGCATGGATCGGCGACCGAACGGGCAGTATCGGTGTGCGCCTCCCGGCGCGCGGCATACCGCGGAGTTGAGAACAACGAGGGTCTCGGTAAACCCGCCCTGGACATCAGTGGGCCAAGTGGCTACACTGACCCTTTGCGCTGCCTGTTAGCTGCCCCCTGCCCGTCACCAGGGGCATCCCCTCGCACGAGCATCGTTGGCCAGAATAGCCCTGACCTGGGATTTCTGTCTTTGTGCCCGGCTTGGGACCGGTACGCGCGTAGTGAGTCCGAGCCCTCGGAAGGACCCCCTCTTGGCCGCCTCGCGCAACGCCTCGACCGCGAATACGAACAACGGCGCAAGCACCGCCCCGCTGCGCATCTCCTTTGCAAAGATCAAGGAGCCCCTCGAGGTTCCGAACCTCCTCGCGCTGCAGACCGAGAGCTTTGACTGGCTGCTCGGCAACGCCGCATGGAAGGCTCGTGTCGAGGCGGCTCTGGAGTCCGGACAGGACGTCCCCACCAAGTCCGGTCTGGAGGAGATCTTCGAGGAGATCTCCCCGATCGAGGACTTCTCCGGGTCGATGTCGCTGACCTTCCGCGACCACCGCTTCGAGCCTCCGAAGAACTCGATCGACGAGTGCAAGGAGCGCGACTTCACGTACGCCGCCCCGCTCTTCGTCACGGCCGAGTTCACCAACAACGAGACCGGCGAGATCAAGTCCCAGACCGTCTTCATGGGCGACTTCCCGCTCATGACGAACAAGGGCACCTTCGTCATCAACGGCACCGAGCGTGTCGTGGTGTCGCAGCTGGTCCGCTCGCCGGGTGTCTACTTCGACTCCTCCATCGACAAGACGTCCGACAAGGACATCTTCTCCGCCAAGATCATCCCGTCCCGGGGTGCCTGGCTGGAGATGGAGATCGACAAGCGCGACATGGTCGGTGTGCGCATCGACCGCAAGCGCAAGCAGTCCGTCACCGTCCTCCTGAAGGCGCTCGGCTGGACCACCGAGCAGATCCTGGAGGAGTTCGGCGAGTACGAGTCGATGCGCGCCACCCTGGAGAAGGACCACACCCAGGGCCAGGACGACGCGCTGCTCGACATCTACCGCAAGCTGCGCCCGGGCGAGCCCCCGACGCGCGAGGCCGCGCAGACGCTGCTGGAGAACCTGTACTTCAACCCGAAGCGCTACGACCTCGCCAAGGTCGGCCGCTACAAGGTCAACAAGAAGCTCGGCGCCGACGAGCCGCTGGACGCCGGCGTGCTCACCACCGACGACGTCATCGCGACCATCAAGTACCTGGTCAAGCTGCACGCCGGCGAGACCGAGACGGTCGGCGAGAGCGGCACCCAGATCGTCGTCGAGACCGACGACATCGACCACTTCGGCAACCGCCGTCTGCGCAACGTCGGCGAGCTGATCCAGAACCAGGTCCGTACGGGTCTCGCCCGTATGGAGCGCGTCGTGCGCGAGCGCATGACCACCCAGGACGTCGAGGCGATCACGCCGCAGACCCTGATCAACATCCGGCCGGTCGTCGCCTCCATCAAGGAGTTCTTCGGCACCAGCCAGCTGTCCCAGTTCATGGACCAGAACAACCCGCTGTCGGGCCTGACCCACAAGCGCCGCCTGTCGGCGCTGGGCCCCGGCGGTCTGTCCCGTGAGCGGGCCGGCTTCGAGGTCCGCGACGTGCACCCGTCCCACTACGGACGCATGTGCCCGATCGAGACCCCCGAAGGCCCGAACATCGGCCTGATCGGTTCGCTCGCCACCTACGGCCGGGTGAACGCGTTCGGCTTCGTCGAGACGCCGTACCGCAAGGTCGAGGGCGGCCAGGTCACCGACCAGGTGGACTACCTCACCGCCGACGAGGAGGACCGCTTCGTCATCGCGCAGGCCAACGCCGCGCTCGGCGACGACATGCGCTTCTCCGAGGCCCGCGTGCTCGTCCGCCGCCGCGGCGGCGAGGTCGACTACGTGTCGCCCGAGGACGTGGACTACATGGACGTCTCGCCGCGCCAGATGGTGTCGGTGGCGACCGCCATGATCCCGTTCCTCGAGCACGACGACGCCAACCGCGCCCTGATGGGCGCGAACATGATGCGCCAGGCCGTTCCGCTGATCAAGGCGGAGGCGCCGCTCGTCGGCACCGGCATGGAGTACCGCTGCGCCACCGACGCCGGCGACGTCATCAAGGCGGAGAAGGACGGTGTGATCCAGGAGGTCTCGGCCGACTACGTCACCGTCGCCAACGACGACGGCACGTACACCACGTACCGCGTCGCGAAGTTCTCCCGCTCCAACCAGGGCACCTCGGTGAACCAGAAGGTCATCGTCTCCGAGGGCGACCGGGTCATCGAGGGCCAGGTCCTCGCCGACGGCCCGGCCACCGAGAACGGCGAGATGGCGCTCGGCAAGAACCTGCTCGTGGCGTTCATGCCGTGGGAAGGCCACAACTACGAGGACGCGATCATCCTGTCGCAGCGCCTCGTGCAGGACGACGTCCTCTCCTCGATCCACATCGAGGAGCACGAGGTCGACGCCCGCGACACCAAGCTCGGCCCGGAGGAGATCACCCGGGACATCCCGAACGTCTCCGAGGAGGTCCTCGCCGACCTCGACGAGCGCGGCATCATCCGTATCGGTGCCGAGGTCGTCGCCGGCGACATCCTGGTCGGCAAGGTCACCCCCAAGGGCGAGACCGAGCTGACCCCGGAGGAGCGCCTGCTCCGCGCGATCTTCGGCGAGAAGGCCCGCGAGGTCCGCGACACCTCGCTGAAGGTGCCGCACGGCGAGACCGGCAAGGTCATCGGCGTCCGCGTCTTCGACCGCGAGGAGGGCGACGAGCTTCCCCCCGGTGTGAACCAGCTGGTGCGCGTGTACGTCGCGCAGAAGCGCAAGATCACCGACGGTGACAAGCTCGCCGGCCGCCACGGCAACAAGGGCGTCATCTCCAAGATCCTGCCGATCGAGGACATGCCGTTCCTGGAGGACGGCACCCCGGTCGACATCATCCTCAACCCGCTCGGCGTCCCGTCCCGAATGAACCCGGGACAGGTCCTGGAGATCCACCTCGGCTGGCTCGCCAGCCAGGGCTGGGACGTCTCCGGCCTCGCCGACGAGTGGGCCCAGCGCCTGCAGGCCATCGGCGCCGACCAGGTCGACCCCCGCACCAACGTCGCCACCCCCGTCTTCGACGGCGCCCGTGAGGACGAGCTGGCGGGTCTGCTGGACCACACGATCCCGAACCGCGACGGCGACCGCATGGTCCTCCCGTCCGGCAAGGCGCGCCTGTTCGACGGCCGCTCCGGCGAGCCGTTCCCGGACCCGATCTCGGTCGGGTACATGTACATCCTCAAGCTGCACCACCTGGTCGACGACAAGCTGCACGCCCGCTCGACCGGTCCGTACTCGATGATCACCCAGCAGCCGCTGGGTGGTAAGGCTCAGTTCGGTGGCCAGCGGTTCGGCGAGATGGAGGTGTGGGCGCTCGAGGCGTACGGCGCCGCCTACGCCCTCCAGGAGCTGCTGACCATCAAGTCCGACGACGTCACCGGCCGCGTGAAGGTCTACGAGGCCATCGTCAAGGGCGAGAACATCCCCGAGCCCGGCATCCCCGAGTCCTTCAAGGTGCTCATCAAGGAGATGCAGTCCCTGTGCCTCAACGTGGAGGTGCTGTCCTCGGACGGCATGTCCATCGAGATGCGCGACACCGACGAGGACGTCTTCCGCGCCGCGGAGGAGCTCGGTATCGACCTGTCCCGGCGCGAGCCGAGCAGCGTCGAAGAGGTCTGACGGGCCTGGCCGGGACTCCCCGACAGGAGTCCCGGCCGTCCCCGGACCCTCCCCCTACGCCCTGTGGGCGTGGAGGGACCCCCATCAGACCATTGATTGAGACACGACCCTGAGAGGGATTGACGCATAGTGCTCGACGTCAACTTCTTCGACGAGCTGCGGATCGGCCTGGCCACCGCTGACGACATCCGTCAGTGGTCCCACGGCGAGGTCAAGAAGCCGGAGACCATCAACTACCGCACGCTCAAGCCCGAGAAGGACGGACTCTTCTGCGAGAAGATCTTCGGCCCTACCCGGGACTGGGAGTGCTACTGCGGCAAGTACAAGCGCGTCCGCTTCAAGGGCATCATCTGTGAGCGCTGTGGCGTCGAGGTCACGCGCGCCAAGGTGCGCCGCGAGCGGATGGGCCACATCGAGCTGGCCGCTCCCGTCACCCACATCTGGTACTTCAAGGGCGTTCCGTCGCGGCTGGGCTACCTGCTCGACCTCGCCCCGAAGGACCTGGAGAAGGTCATCTACTTCGCCGCGTACATGATCACGTACGTGGACGAGGAGCGCCGTACCCGCGACCTGCCCTCGCTGGAGGCCCATGTCTCCGTCGAGCGCCAGCAGATCGAGAACCGCCGCGACGCCGACCTGGAGGCCCGCGCCAAGAAGCTCGAGGCCGACCTGGCCGAGCTGGAGGCCGAGGGTGCCAAGGCCGATGTGCGCCGCAAGGTGCGCGAGGGCGCCGAGCGCGAGATGAAGCAGCTGCGCGACCGCGCCCAGCGCGAGATCGACCGTCTCGACGAGGTGTGGAACCGCTTCAAGAACCTCAAGGTCCAGGACCTCGAGGGCGACGAGCTGCTCTACCGCGAGCTGCGTGACCGCTTCGGCACGTACTTCGACGGCTCGATGGGTGCCGCGGCGCTGCAGAAGCGCCTGGAGTCCTTCGACCTGGAGGAGGAGGCCGAGCGCCTCCGCGAGATCATCCGTACCGGCAAGGGCCAGAAGAAGACCCGTGCGCTCAAGCGCCTCAAGGTCGTCTCCGCGTTCCTGCAGACCAGCAACAGCCCCAAGGGCATGGTGCTGGACTGCGTCCCGGTGATCCCGCCGGACCTGCGTCCGATGGTGCAGCTGGACGGTGGCCGCTTCGCGACCTCCGACCTGAACGACCTGTACCGCCGTGTGATCAACCGCAACAACCGCCTGAAGCGCCTGCTCGACCTCGGTGCCCCCGAGATCATCGTGAACAACGAGAAGCGGATGCTCCAGGAGGCCGTCGACGCGCTGTTCGACAACGGCCGCCGCGGACGCCCGGTCACCGGTCCCGGCAACCGCCCGCTGAAGTCCCTCAGCGACATGCTGAAGGGCAAGCAGGGCCGGTTCCGCCAGAACCTGCTCGGCAAGCGAGTCGACTACTCGGCGCGTTCCGTCATCGTCGTCGGCCCGCAGCTGAAGCTGCACCAGTGCGGTCTGCCCAAGGCCATGGCGCTGGAGCTCTTCAAGCCGTTCGTGATGAAGCGCCTGGTGGACCTGAACCACGCGCAGAACATCAAGTCGGCCAAGCGCATGGTCGAGCGGGGCCGCACCGTCGTGTACGACGTCCTCGAAGAGGTCATCGCCGAGCACCCGGTGCTGCTGAACCGTGCGCCCACGCTGCACCGCCTCGGCATCCAGGCTTTCGAGCCGCAGCTGGTCGAGGGCAAGGCCATCCAGATCCACCCGCTCGTCTGCACCGCGTTCAACGCGGACTTCGACGGTGACCAGATGGCCGTGCACCTGCCGCTGTCCGCGGAGGCGCAGGCCGAGGCCCGCATCCTGATGCTGTCCTCGAACAACATCCTCAAGCCGGCCGACGGCCGTCCGGTCACCATGCCGACCCAGGACATGGTGCTGGGCCTCTTCTTCCTCACCACGGACGAGGAGGAGCGCGAGGTGCGCGGCGAGGGCCGTGCGTTCAACTCCACCGCCGAGGCGATCATGGCGTTCGACGCCCGGGAGCTCTCGCTCCAGGCGAAGATCGACATCCGCTTCCCGATCGGCACCGTCCCGCCGCGCGGCTGGACCCCGCCGGCGGACGAGGAGGGGCACGAGGGCGTCGGCCCCTGGCAGCAGGGCGACAGCTTCCGCCTCACCACCACCCTGGGCCGCGCGCTCTTCAACGAGCTGCTGCCCGAGGACTACCCGTTCGTCGACTACACGGTCGGCAAGAAGCAGCTCTCCGAGATCGTCAACGACCTCGCCGAGCGCTACCCGAAGGTCATCGTGGCGGCGACGCTCGACAACCTGAAGGCGGCCGGCTTCTACTGGGCGACCCGCTCCGGCGTCACCGTGGCCATCTCCGACGTCGTCGTCCCCGAGGCGAAGAAGGACATCGTCGCGGGCTACGAGGCGCAGGACGAGAAGGTCCAGAAGCAGTACGAGCGCGGTCTGATCACCAAGGACGAGCGCACGCAGGAGCTCATCGCGATCTGGACCAAGGCGACCAACGAGGTCGCCGAGGCGATGAACGACAACTTCCCGAAGACCAACCCCATCTTCATGATGGTCAACTCGGGTGCGCGCGGAAACATGATGCAGATGCGTCAGATCGCCGGTATGCGCGGTCTGGTGTCGAACGCCAAGAACGAGACGATCCCGCGTCCCATCAAGGCGTCCTTCCGCGAGGGCCTGTCCGTGCTGGAGTACTTCATCTCCACGCACGGTGCCCGAAAGGGTCTCGCCGACACCGCCCTGCGTACGGCCGACTCGGGTTACCTGACCCGTCGTCTGGTCGACGTCTCGCAGGACGTCATCATCCGCGAGGAGGACTGCGGCACCGACCGCGGTCTGAAGCTGCGGATCGCCGAGCGGGGCGCCGACGGTGTCCTGCGCAAGGCGGACGACGTCGAGACGTCGGTGTACGCGCGGATGCTCGCCGAGGACGTCGTCGTGGACGGCAAGGTCATCGCGCCGGCCAACGTCGACCTCGGTGACGTGCTGATCGACGCGCTCGTCGCGGCGGAGGTCGAGGAGGTCAAGACCCGCTCGGTCCTGACCTGCGAGTCCGCGGTCGGCACCTGTGCGTACTGCTACGGCCGTTCGCTCGCCACCGGCAAGCTGGTCGACATCGGCGAGGCGGTCGGCATCATCGCCGCCCAGTCCATCGGTGAGCCCGGAACCCAGCTGACGATGCGTACCTTCCACACCGGTGGTGTGGCCGGTGACGACATCACCCAGGGTCTGCCGCGTGTCGTCGAGCTCTTCGAGGCCCGTACCCCGAAGGGCGTCGCCCCGATCTCCGAGGTCGCCGGCATCGTCCGGGTCGAGGAGACCGAGAAGACCAAGAAGATCGTCATCACTCCGGACGACGGCAGCGACGAGGCGGCGTACCCGATCTCCAAGCGCGCCAAGCTCCTGGTGCGGGACGGCGACCACGTCGAGGTGGGCCAGAAGCTCACCTTCGGTGCCACCAACCCGCACGACGTGCTGCGGATCCTCGGCCAGCGCGCCGTCCAGGTCCACCTGGTCGGCGAGGTCCAGAAGGTCTACAACTCGCAGGGTGTGTCGATCCACGACAAGCACATCGAGATCATCATCCGGCAGATGCTGCGCCGTGTGACGATCATCGAGTCCGGCGACGCCGAGCTGCTGCCCGGTGAGCTGGTGGAGCGCTCGAAGTTCGAGCACGAGAACCGTCGTGTGGTCCAGGAAGGCGGCCACCCGGCCTCCGGCCGTCCGCAGCTGATGGGTATCACCAAGGCCTCGCTGGCGACCGAGTCGTGGCTGTCGGCGGCGTCCTTCCAGGAGACGACCAGGGTCCTCACCGACGCGGCGATCAACGCCAAGTCGGACTCCCTGATCGGCCTCAAGGAGAACGTCATCATCGGTAAGCTCATCCCGGCCGGTACGGGCCTCGCCCGCTACCGCAACATCCGGGTCGAGCCGACCGAGGAGGCCAAGGCCGCGATGTACTCGGCCGTCGGCTACGACGACATCGACTACTCGCCGTTCGGCACGGGC
The Streptomyces tirandamycinicus DNA segment above includes these coding regions:
- a CDS encoding DNA-directed RNA polymerase subunit beta', giving the protein MLDVNFFDELRIGLATADDIRQWSHGEVKKPETINYRTLKPEKDGLFCEKIFGPTRDWECYCGKYKRVRFKGIICERCGVEVTRAKVRRERMGHIELAAPVTHIWYFKGVPSRLGYLLDLAPKDLEKVIYFAAYMITYVDEERRTRDLPSLEAHVSVERQQIENRRDADLEARAKKLEADLAELEAEGAKADVRRKVREGAEREMKQLRDRAQREIDRLDEVWNRFKNLKVQDLEGDELLYRELRDRFGTYFDGSMGAAALQKRLESFDLEEEAERLREIIRTGKGQKKTRALKRLKVVSAFLQTSNSPKGMVLDCVPVIPPDLRPMVQLDGGRFATSDLNDLYRRVINRNNRLKRLLDLGAPEIIVNNEKRMLQEAVDALFDNGRRGRPVTGPGNRPLKSLSDMLKGKQGRFRQNLLGKRVDYSARSVIVVGPQLKLHQCGLPKAMALELFKPFVMKRLVDLNHAQNIKSAKRMVERGRTVVYDVLEEVIAEHPVLLNRAPTLHRLGIQAFEPQLVEGKAIQIHPLVCTAFNADFDGDQMAVHLPLSAEAQAEARILMLSSNNILKPADGRPVTMPTQDMVLGLFFLTTDEEEREVRGEGRAFNSTAEAIMAFDARELSLQAKIDIRFPIGTVPPRGWTPPADEEGHEGVGPWQQGDSFRLTTTLGRALFNELLPEDYPFVDYTVGKKQLSEIVNDLAERYPKVIVAATLDNLKAAGFYWATRSGVTVAISDVVVPEAKKDIVAGYEAQDEKVQKQYERGLITKDERTQELIAIWTKATNEVAEAMNDNFPKTNPIFMMVNSGARGNMMQMRQIAGMRGLVSNAKNETIPRPIKASFREGLSVLEYFISTHGARKGLADTALRTADSGYLTRRLVDVSQDVIIREEDCGTDRGLKLRIAERGADGVLRKADDVETSVYARMLAEDVVVDGKVIAPANVDLGDVLIDALVAAEVEEVKTRSVLTCESAVGTCAYCYGRSLATGKLVDIGEAVGIIAAQSIGEPGTQLTMRTFHTGGVAGDDITQGLPRVVELFEARTPKGVAPISEVAGIVRVEETEKTKKIVITPDDGSDEAAYPISKRAKLLVRDGDHVEVGQKLTFGATNPHDVLRILGQRAVQVHLVGEVQKVYNSQGVSIHDKHIEIIIRQMLRRVTIIESGDAELLPGELVERSKFEHENRRVVQEGGHPASGRPQLMGITKASLATESWLSAASFQETTRVLTDAAINAKSDSLIGLKENVIIGKLIPAGTGLARYRNIRVEPTEEAKAAMYSAVGYDDIDYSPFGTGSGQAVPLEDYDYGPYNQ